The proteins below come from a single Rhodanobacter sp. LX-99 genomic window:
- the rpsU gene encoding 30S ribosomal protein S21, translated as MPNVKVRENEPFEIALRRFKRTCEKAGVLAETRKREFYEKPTQERKRKRAAAVKRHLRRLSRDVSRKVRLY; from the coding sequence ATGCCCAACGTAAAAGTTCGCGAGAACGAGCCGTTCGAGATCGCACTGCGTCGTTTCAAGCGTACCTGCGAAAAGGCCGGCGTCCTCGCCGAAACGCGCAAGCGTGAGTTCTACGAAAAGCCGACCCAGGAGCGCAAGCGCAAGCGCGCCGCCGCGGTGAAGCGTCATCTGCGCCGCCTGTCGCGCGACGTCTCGCGCAAGGTCCGCCTGTACTGA
- a CDS encoding DUF1328 domain-containing protein — translation MLKWAIIFAIISLVTGWLGFGGVAGVTATIAKVLFVCFVILFLLAVLAVIGVISLF, via the coding sequence ATGCTGAAGTGGGCCATCATCTTCGCCATCATTTCGCTGGTCACCGGCTGGCTCGGCTTCGGCGGGGTTGCCGGAGTCACCGCCACCATCGCCAAGGTGCTGTTCGTGTGCTTCGTGATCCTGTTCCTGCTGGCCGTGCTGGCGGTGATCGGCGTGATCAGCCTGTTCTAG
- a CDS encoding bile acid:sodium symporter family protein, with protein sequence MSLRRVRPDNFTLALLATVLLASLLPCRGGTARVFDGITDAAIALLFFLHGAKLPRTAIVQGLTHWRLHLTVFAGTFVLFPLLGLALQPVGHALLTPELYLGVLFVCTLPSTVQSSIAFTSIAGGNVSAAVVSASMSNLIGIVLTPLLVGLLLASHGGGASWQGVRDIMLQLLLPFALGHVARRWIGGWVDRHKPLLGYTDQGTILLVVYTAFSAAVVDGLWRDTPIPALLSTLAMCALLLALVMPTLTWAARRLGFSREDEITIVFCGSKKSMASGIPMAKILFAGQLGGLGALVLPLMIFHQLQLMVCAVVARRYATRGVHAAAEDDREAD encoded by the coding sequence ATGTCGCTGCGTCGCGTTCGTCCGGACAACTTCACCCTTGCCCTGCTCGCCACCGTGCTGCTGGCCTCGCTGCTGCCATGCCGCGGCGGGACCGCGCGGGTGTTCGACGGGATCACCGACGCGGCGATCGCGCTGCTGTTCTTCCTGCACGGCGCCAAGCTGCCGCGCACGGCGATCGTGCAGGGCCTGACCCACTGGCGGCTGCACCTGACCGTGTTCGCCGGCACCTTCGTGCTGTTCCCGCTGCTCGGGCTGGCGCTGCAGCCGGTCGGCCATGCGTTGCTGACGCCCGAGCTTTACCTCGGCGTGCTGTTCGTGTGCACGCTGCCGTCCACGGTGCAGTCGTCGATCGCGTTCACCTCGATCGCCGGCGGCAACGTCTCCGCCGCGGTGGTCAGCGCCTCGATGTCGAACCTCATCGGCATCGTGCTGACCCCGCTGCTGGTCGGCCTGCTGCTGGCCAGCCACGGCGGCGGCGCCTCCTGGCAGGGCGTGCGTGACATCATGCTGCAGCTGCTGCTGCCGTTTGCGCTGGGCCACGTCGCGCGGCGCTGGATCGGCGGCTGGGTCGACCGCCACAAGCCGCTGCTCGGCTACACCGACCAGGGCACGATCCTGCTGGTGGTGTACACCGCGTTCAGCGCCGCGGTGGTCGACGGCCTGTGGCGCGACACGCCGATCCCCGCCCTGCTGTCCACCCTGGCGATGTGCGCGCTGCTGCTTGCGCTGGTGATGCCCACGCTGACCTGGGCCGCACGCCGGCTCGGCTTTTCGCGCGAGGACGAGATCACGATTGTCTTCTGCGGTTCCAAGAAGAGCATGGCCAGCGGCATCCCGATGGCGAAGATCCTGTTCGCCGGCCAACTCGGCGGCCTCGGCGCGCTGGTGCTGCCGCTGATGATCTTCCACCAGCTGCAGCTGATGGTATGCGCGGTGGTGGCGCGCCGGTACGCGACGCGCGGCGTCCACGCCGCCGCCGAGGACGACCGCGAGGCGGACTGA
- a CDS encoding twin transmembrane helix small protein — METIYKIALVVVLLVVIFSLGQALYFMMTDKDDDKRTVWALTRRIGLSLLFIAMVAFGIWMGWLHPHDVGQ; from the coding sequence GTGGAAACCATCTATAAAATTGCGCTGGTCGTGGTGCTGCTGGTGGTGATCTTCAGCCTCGGCCAGGCGCTGTACTTCATGATGACCGACAAGGACGACGACAAGCGCACGGTGTGGGCGCTGACCCGTCGCATCGGCCTGTCGCTGCTGTTCATTGCCATGGTCGCGTTCGGCATCTGGATGGGTTGGCTGCACCCGCACGACGTCGGCCAGTAA
- a CDS encoding GatB/YqeY domain-containing protein, producing MTLKQQLTEDMKTAMRGGDKHRLGVIRLMLAAIKQREVDERIELDDVQVLSVLEKMLKQRKDSVSQYAAANREDLADVERAEMVVIETYLPAKLGDDEIDALITAAIAETGATSPRDMGKVVAAVKEKAAGRADMGVVSGRIKARLAG from the coding sequence ATGACCCTCAAGCAGCAGCTCACCGAAGACATGAAGACCGCCATGCGCGGCGGCGACAAGCACCGGCTGGGCGTGATCCGGCTGATGCTGGCGGCGATCAAGCAGCGCGAGGTGGATGAGCGGATCGAGCTGGACGACGTGCAGGTGCTCAGCGTGCTGGAGAAGATGCTGAAGCAGCGCAAGGATTCGGTGAGCCAGTACGCCGCCGCCAACCGCGAGGATCTGGCCGACGTCGAGCGCGCCGAAATGGTGGTGATCGAGACCTACCTGCCGGCCAAGCTCGGCGACGACGAGATCGACGCCCTGATCACCGCCGCGATCGCCGAAACCGGCGCCACGTCGCCGCGCGACATGGGCAAGGTGGTGGCCGCGGTGAAGGAAAAGGCCGCCGGCCGCGCCGACATGGGCGTGGTCTCGGGCCGGATCAAGGCGCGCCTGGCCGGCTGA
- a CDS encoding SURF1 family protein: protein MTGFRRPSWWALLLTVAGALLFIRLGVWQLHRADFKEALLRRYAAAAAAPLQDFARVADSPPADGFPRVKVGGHYLADRLYLLDNPKHDRRGGVQVFAPLALDGRSSLLLVDLGFLPGNGSDKAPQVPPLPTGKVSLQGLYVPPPPVGFEMGGNALARQVQWPKSAIFLDPAQVAADLGRPLYPRVLALDPDPAAVYERERNLDFSSMPPARHRAYAFQWFTFALAAVVILLVVHRKRKPRKS from the coding sequence GTGACCGGATTCCGCCGTCCTTCGTGGTGGGCGCTGCTGCTGACCGTGGCCGGAGCGCTGCTGTTCATACGTCTGGGCGTCTGGCAGCTGCATCGCGCCGACTTCAAGGAAGCGCTTCTGCGACGGTATGCCGCGGCCGCCGCAGCGCCGCTGCAGGACTTTGCCAGGGTGGCCGACTCACCGCCGGCCGACGGCTTCCCGCGGGTAAAAGTCGGCGGCCATTACCTGGCCGACCGCCTGTACCTGCTGGACAACCCGAAGCATGACCGGCGTGGCGGCGTCCAGGTGTTCGCGCCATTGGCGCTGGATGGTCGCTCGTCGTTGTTGCTGGTCGACCTCGGCTTTCTGCCCGGCAACGGCAGCGACAAGGCGCCCCAGGTGCCGCCGTTGCCGACCGGCAAGGTGAGCTTGCAGGGACTGTATGTGCCGCCGCCGCCGGTCGGGTTCGAGATGGGTGGCAATGCGCTGGCGCGACAGGTCCAGTGGCCGAAGAGTGCGATCTTCCTGGACCCGGCGCAGGTCGCCGCTGATCTCGGGCGCCCGCTGTATCCGCGAGTGCTTGCGCTGGATCCTGATCCGGCGGCGGTCTACGAGCGCGAGCGCAACCTCGATTTTTCCTCGATGCCGCCGGCGCGGCATCGCGCCTATGCGTTCCAGTGGTTCACGTTCGCGCTTGCCGCGGTGGTGATCCTGCTGGTCGTGCATCGCAAGCGCAAGCCGCGCAAATCCTGA
- the cyoE gene encoding heme o synthase, which produces MSVFREYLQLTKPRIVALLVFCAVIGMFLAVPGIPPWRALVFGTLGIWLASSSAAAFNQLIDQRIDKVMVRTAHRPLATGHLNARQVFVFALLLGIASMAVLVLLVNTLTAVLTFAGLIGYAVIYTAFLKRASPQNIVIGGLAGAIPPVLGWTAVTGALHPYALQLCLIIFVWTPPHFWALAIFRRDDYSRAQVPMLPVTHGVVFTRWHILFYTVLLVLVTLLPALTGMSGLVYLGGAAVLGGAFLYYAVRLLNPPDELYAMKVFNYSIVYLMALFAFLLVDHWLVDPVVQQGLALQPVV; this is translated from the coding sequence ATGAGCGTTTTTCGCGAATACCTGCAACTGACCAAGCCGCGTATCGTCGCGCTGCTGGTGTTCTGCGCGGTGATCGGCATGTTCCTCGCCGTGCCCGGGATACCGCCGTGGCGCGCGCTGGTGTTCGGCACGCTGGGCATCTGGCTGGCGTCGTCGTCGGCCGCCGCGTTCAACCAGCTGATCGACCAGCGCATCGACAAGGTGATGGTGCGCACGGCGCACCGGCCGCTGGCCACCGGGCATCTGAATGCGCGCCAGGTCTTCGTGTTCGCGCTGCTGCTGGGCATCGCCTCGATGGCAGTGCTGGTGCTGCTGGTCAACACGCTGACCGCGGTGCTGACGTTTGCCGGGCTGATCGGCTATGCGGTGATCTACACCGCGTTCCTCAAGCGCGCCTCGCCGCAGAACATCGTGATCGGCGGCCTCGCCGGGGCGATTCCGCCAGTGCTGGGCTGGACCGCGGTCACCGGCGCGCTGCACCCGTACGCGCTGCAGCTGTGCCTGATCATCTTCGTGTGGACGCCGCCGCATTTCTGGGCACTGGCGATCTTCCGCCGCGACGACTACTCGCGCGCCCAGGTGCCGATGCTGCCGGTGACCCACGGCGTGGTGTTCACCCGCTGGCACATCCTGTTCTACACCGTGCTGCTGGTGCTGGTGACCCTGCTGCCGGCGCTGACCGGGATGAGCGGCCTGGTCTACCTGGGCGGCGCCGCGGTGCTGGGCGGGGCGTTCCTGTACTACGCCGTGCGTCTGCTGAATCCGCCGGACGAGCTGTACGCGATGAAGGTGTTCAATTACTCCATCGTCTACCTGATGGCGCTGTTCGCGTTCCTGCTCGTCGACCACTGGCTGGTCGATCCGGTCGTGCAGCAGGGGCTGGCGCTGCAGCCGGTCGTCTGA
- the mgtA gene encoding magnesium-translocating P-type ATPase — protein sequence MSKILQAPAARLVGKAAPRPVVVAGQAFCAIEALLAGLDTSMRGLDAAQIGARLHRDGANEVSHEKPPHWSLQLLRAFRNPFIVVLLVLAGVQLFTDRGDLTGPVIIAVMVAISVVLSFTQEYRSTRAAEKLKAMVRNTATVTRRASDGHSERIEVPVAELVAGDIVHLGAGDMVPADLRLLGAKDLFVSQAILTGESLPVEKFAPARPSVAGDSHANPLDLVTICYMGTNVVSGSATAVVVATGARSYLGSLAHSMSGQRVQTSFDRGVSSVSWLLLRFMAVMVPVVFLINGLDKHDWTGAFLFALTIAVGLTPEMLPLIVTANLAKGALAMSRRKVVVKRLNAIQNFGAMDVLCTDKTGTLTLDRIVLERHLDLDGEESDEALEYGYLNSRFQTGLKNLMDKAVLEHRDLEAAALRYRVVDEIPFDFQRRRMSVVVADGGGEHLLVCKGAVEEMLSICAYAKTGDAIEPMTEARRREIKAMTRRLNEDGLRVLVVAVRREAAREHAYGVADEGELVAVGCLAFLDPPKDSAATAIRALHQHGVAVKVITGDNEAVTRKICREVGLDVGHSVQGREIEELDDPALDALVARVTVFAKMSPLQKARVVRSLQRLGHTVGFLGDGINDAPALHDADVGISVDTATDIAKESADIILLEKNLMVLEEGVLEGRVTFGNIMKYIKMTASSNFGNVFSVLVASAFLPFLPMLPLQILVQNLLYDISQLSIPFDRMDEEYLSRPRKWDAGDIGRFMVWVGPVSSIFDITTFWLMWHVFGANTPARQSLFHSGWFIEGLLSQTLIVHMIRTRRIPFLQSVASAPVLGLTLAIIVVGMLIPFSALGAKIGMVPLPPLYFAWLGLTLASYCVLTQLMKIIYIRRYGRWL from the coding sequence ATGAGCAAGATTCTTCAAGCGCCCGCCGCCAGGCTGGTGGGCAAGGCTGCACCGCGGCCGGTGGTCGTGGCCGGGCAGGCGTTTTGCGCCATCGAGGCGCTGCTGGCCGGGCTGGATACGTCGATGCGCGGTCTCGACGCGGCGCAGATCGGTGCGCGGCTGCATCGCGACGGCGCCAACGAGGTGTCGCACGAGAAGCCGCCGCACTGGTCGCTGCAGCTGCTGCGCGCGTTCAGGAACCCGTTCATCGTGGTGCTGCTGGTGCTGGCCGGCGTGCAGCTGTTCACCGATCGCGGTGACTTGACCGGGCCGGTGATCATCGCGGTGATGGTGGCGATCAGCGTGGTGCTGAGCTTCACCCAGGAATACCGCTCCACCCGCGCCGCCGAGAAATTGAAGGCGATGGTGCGCAACACCGCCACGGTGACGCGGCGCGCCTCCGACGGCCACAGCGAGCGGATCGAGGTGCCGGTGGCCGAATTGGTCGCCGGCGACATCGTGCACCTGGGGGCGGGCGACATGGTGCCCGCGGACCTGCGCCTGCTCGGCGCGAAGGACCTGTTCGTCAGCCAGGCGATCCTCACCGGCGAATCGCTGCCGGTGGAGAAGTTCGCGCCCGCCCGCCCGAGCGTTGCCGGCGACAGCCACGCCAACCCGCTGGACCTGGTCACCATTTGCTACATGGGCACCAACGTGGTCAGCGGCAGTGCCACCGCGGTGGTGGTGGCGACCGGTGCGCGCAGCTATCTCGGCTCGCTGGCGCACAGCATGAGCGGCCAGCGCGTGCAGACCAGCTTCGACCGCGGCGTGAGCAGCGTCAGCTGGCTGCTGTTGCGCTTCATGGCGGTGATGGTGCCGGTGGTGTTCCTGATCAACGGGCTGGACAAGCACGACTGGACCGGGGCGTTCCTGTTCGCGCTGACCATCGCGGTGGGGCTGACCCCGGAGATGCTGCCGCTGATCGTCACCGCGAACCTGGCCAAGGGCGCGCTGGCGATGTCGCGGCGCAAGGTGGTGGTGAAGCGGCTCAACGCGATCCAGAACTTCGGCGCGATGGACGTGCTGTGCACCGACAAGACCGGCACGCTGACGCTGGACAGGATCGTGCTGGAACGCCACCTCGACCTCGACGGCGAGGAATCGGACGAGGCGCTGGAATACGGCTACCTCAACAGCCGCTTCCAGACCGGCCTGAAGAACCTGATGGACAAGGCGGTGCTCGAGCACCGCGACCTGGAGGCGGCGGCGCTGCGCTACCGGGTGGTCGACGAGATCCCGTTCGACTTCCAGCGCCGGCGCATGTCGGTGGTGGTCGCCGACGGCGGCGGTGAGCATCTACTGGTCTGCAAGGGCGCGGTCGAGGAGATGCTCTCGATCTGCGCGTACGCGAAGACCGGCGATGCGATCGAACCGATGACCGAGGCGCGTCGCCGCGAGATCAAGGCGATGACGCGCCGGCTCAACGAGGACGGCCTGCGCGTGCTGGTGGTGGCGGTGCGGCGCGAGGCCGCGCGCGAGCATGCCTACGGCGTGGCCGACGAGGGCGAACTGGTCGCGGTCGGCTGCCTGGCCTTCCTCGACCCGCCGAAGGATTCGGCCGCCACCGCGATCCGCGCGCTGCACCAGCACGGCGTGGCAGTGAAGGTGATCACCGGCGACAACGAAGCGGTGACCCGCAAGATCTGCCGCGAGGTCGGGCTGGACGTCGGCCATTCGGTGCAGGGCCGCGAGATCGAGGAACTGGATGACCCGGCGCTGGATGCGCTGGTGGCGCGGGTCACCGTGTTCGCCAAGATGTCGCCGCTGCAGAAGGCGCGCGTGGTGCGCTCGCTGCAGCGGCTGGGCCACACGGTGGGCTTCCTCGGCGACGGCATCAACGACGCGCCGGCGCTGCACGACGCCGACGTCGGCATCTCGGTGGACACCGCCACCGACATCGCCAAGGAGTCGGCCGACATCATCCTGTTGGAGAAGAACCTGATGGTGCTGGAGGAGGGTGTGCTGGAAGGCCGCGTCACCTTCGGCAACATCATGAAGTACATCAAGATGACCGCCAGCTCGAACTTCGGCAACGTGTTCAGCGTGCTGGTGGCCAGCGCGTTCCTGCCGTTCCTGCCGATGCTGCCGCTGCAGATCCTGGTGCAGAACCTGCTGTACGACATCTCGCAGCTGTCGATCCCGTTCGACCGCATGGACGAGGAATACCTGAGCCGCCCGCGCAAATGGGACGCCGGCGACATCGGCCGCTTCATGGTCTGGGTGGGGCCGGTCAGCTCGATCTTCGACATCACCACGTTCTGGCTGATGTGGCACGTGTTCGGCGCGAACACGCCGGCGCGGCAGTCGCTGTTCCACTCCGGCTGGTTCATCGAGGGCCTGCTGTCGCAGACCCTGATCGTGCACATGATCCGCACCCGGCGCATCCCGTTCCTGCAGAGCGTGGCGTCCGCGCCGGTGCTGGGACTGACCCTGGCGATCATCGTGGTCGGCATGCTGATCCCGTTCAGTGCGCTGGGCGCGAAGATCGGCATGGTGCCGCTGCCGCCGCTGTATTTCGCCTGGCTGGGGCTGACCCTGGCGAGCTACTGCGTGCTGACCCAGCTGATGAAGATCATCTACATCCGCCGCTACGGCCGTTGGCTGTAG
- a CDS encoding N-acetyltransferase: MNRAGVSFRAAAAADVAAAVPLIHSSGPAAFEYVFAVPGLGDAQAFLRRAFVDGAGEFGWRNHVVGELDGAVVAVGAGYGGATKWSFTLAAARQILGHYGWRHAAGVIARGLKVESVIPPPAGAMYYLGHLGVAPSLRGQGVGSALVDHLLAARPTGSGGPVVLDVAATNPDAQRLYQRLGFAVTGERRSTLANARGQVPDHRRMQWQAPA, encoded by the coding sequence ATGAACCGCGCTGGAGTGAGCTTTCGCGCCGCGGCGGCGGCGGACGTGGCGGCCGCCGTGCCGCTGATCCACAGCTCCGGCCCGGCCGCGTTCGAGTATGTGTTCGCGGTACCGGGGCTGGGCGACGCGCAGGCGTTCCTGCGGCGGGCGTTCGTCGATGGAGCCGGCGAGTTCGGCTGGCGCAACCACGTGGTGGGCGAGCTGGACGGCGCGGTGGTGGCGGTCGGGGCGGGTTACGGTGGCGCCACGAAGTGGAGCTTCACGCTGGCCGCGGCACGGCAGATCCTCGGTCACTACGGCTGGCGTCATGCGGCCGGGGTGATCGCGCGCGGGCTGAAGGTGGAGTCGGTGATTCCGCCGCCGGCCGGCGCGATGTACTACCTGGGGCACCTGGGGGTGGCGCCGTCGCTGCGTGGCCAGGGTGTCGGCTCGGCCCTGGTCGATCATCTGCTGGCCGCCCGGCCCACCGGTTCAGGCGGGCCGGTGGTCCTCGATGTGGCGGCGACCAATCCGGATGCGCAGCGGCTGTACCAGCGGCTGGGTTTCGCGGTGACCGGCGAGCGTCGCTCGACGCTGGCCAATGCGCGCGGGCAAGTGCCCGACCACCGGCGCATGCAATGGCAGGCGCCGGCCTGA
- a CDS encoding COX15/CtaA family protein → MSPRSLRALRWLALFAAVFAFGLVMFGAFVRLSNAGLSCPDWPTCYGQVTWPQHAQAVAHADAAFPDRPYEAHKAWREQVHRFLAGTLGVLVLLLALIASWRRRGTLLAVVAGAVFAALGVGLYMRGEHMWSSVLAACAIALPLLAATRLQRPGAWKICVLALAVIIFQAMLGMWTVTLLLKPVVVMGHLLGGMATFALLAYAALRFAGVAAADERHADLRRLVAIGIVLLLCQIALGGWTSANYAALACGYGPGSFPQCLGQWAPPTDFREGFVLWRGIGVNYEGGVLDMAARSAIQIAHRLGALVVFCYLGWLSVRTARRGLRVCGLAIALALAGQVLLGISNVYFGLPLAVATAHNGVAALLLFTLLATLARTQRRHDESMFLSLGRH, encoded by the coding sequence ATGTCGCCGCGTTCGTTGCGGGCATTGCGCTGGCTGGCGCTGTTCGCGGCGGTGTTCGCGTTCGGCCTGGTGATGTTCGGCGCGTTCGTGCGGCTGTCCAATGCGGGCCTGTCCTGCCCGGACTGGCCGACCTGCTATGGCCAGGTCACCTGGCCGCAGCACGCGCAGGCGGTGGCGCACGCCGACGCGGCCTTCCCGGATCGCCCGTACGAGGCGCACAAGGCCTGGCGCGAGCAGGTGCACCGCTTCCTCGCCGGCACGCTCGGCGTGCTGGTGCTGCTGCTGGCGCTTATCGCCAGTTGGCGCCGGCGCGGCACGTTGCTGGCGGTGGTCGCCGGCGCGGTGTTCGCGGCGCTCGGGGTGGGCTTGTACATGCGCGGCGAGCATATGTGGTCGTCCGTGCTGGCGGCCTGCGCGATCGCGTTGCCGCTGCTCGCCGCGACCCGGCTGCAGCGTCCCGGCGCGTGGAAGATCTGCGTGCTGGCGCTGGCGGTGATCATCTTCCAGGCGATGCTCGGCATGTGGACGGTGACGCTCCTGCTCAAGCCGGTGGTGGTGATGGGCCACCTGCTCGGCGGCATGGCCACGTTCGCGCTGCTGGCGTACGCCGCGCTGCGTTTTGCCGGCGTGGCGGCGGCGGACGAACGCCACGCCGACCTGCGCCGGCTGGTGGCGATCGGCATCGTGCTGCTGCTGTGCCAGATCGCGCTGGGCGGCTGGACCTCGGCGAATTATGCGGCGCTGGCCTGCGGCTACGGCCCCGGCTCGTTCCCGCAGTGCCTAGGCCAGTGGGCGCCGCCGACGGACTTCCGCGAAGGCTTCGTGCTGTGGCGCGGCATTGGCGTCAACTACGAAGGCGGCGTGCTCGACATGGCCGCGCGCAGCGCGATCCAGATCGCGCACCGGCTCGGCGCGCTGGTGGTGTTCTGCTACCTCGGCTGGCTGTCGGTCAGGACGGCGCGGCGCGGCCTGCGCGTGTGCGGCCTGGCGATCGCGCTGGCGCTGGCGGGCCAGGTGCTGCTGGGCATCAGCAACGTGTACTTCGGCCTGCCGCTGGCCGTGGCGACCGCGCACAATGGCGTGGCGGCCCTGCTGCTGTTCACCCTGCTGGCCACGCTGGCACGCACGCAGCGGCGGCATGACGAATCGATGTTCCTGTCGTTGGGGCGACACTGA
- the dnaG gene encoding DNA primase, translated as MRGLIPDSFIDELLARVDIVDVIERRVPLKKAGREWTACCPFHNERTPSFYVSPAKQFFHCFGCGAHGSAVKFLMDYERLEFPDAVEELAQTVGLTVPREGGRDERPREDKTDLYALLDAAAGWYEGELPRNTDAQAYCRKRGLDAETIKRFRLGWAPAGYDGVIKALGNTPRRMELLNEAGMVASSERGSKYDRFRERLMFPILDRRGRVIAFGGRVLSSEQSPKYLNSPETPLFHKGRELFALWQVKQANANLARIVVVEGYMDVIALHQAGLPIAVATLGTATTPEHTEVLFRAAPDVVFCFDGDRAGRAAAWKALESALPRLRDGRQAYFLFLPDGEDPDSLVRKEGREGFEKRIKEAMPLSDYFFNELSHDVDMASLDGRARLAERARPLIAKLPDGAFRDLMAQELEKRSGARAMLQADPATHRAVQRPTAVQRSLVRSAISLLLGQPGLADQVEKPYRFLRLDKPGVDLLAELLDLARARPGINSATLVEHFAERPEYPSLQKLMAAMSVGEPESQRTEFFDALARMEDQAITQRRDALTAKSREGALDSAEKTELRELLAARARPPAASA; from the coding sequence ATGCGCGGCCTGATTCCCGACAGCTTCATCGATGAACTGCTTGCCCGCGTCGACATCGTCGACGTGATCGAGCGGCGCGTGCCGCTGAAGAAGGCCGGGCGCGAATGGACCGCGTGCTGCCCGTTCCACAACGAGCGCACGCCGTCGTTCTACGTCAGCCCGGCCAAGCAGTTCTTCCACTGCTTCGGCTGCGGCGCGCACGGCAGCGCGGTGAAGTTCCTGATGGACTACGAGCGGCTGGAGTTTCCGGACGCGGTGGAGGAACTGGCGCAGACGGTGGGCCTCACCGTGCCGCGCGAAGGCGGCCGCGACGAACGCCCGCGCGAGGACAAGACCGACCTGTACGCGCTGCTCGACGCGGCCGCCGGCTGGTATGAAGGCGAGCTGCCGCGCAACACCGACGCCCAGGCCTATTGCAGGAAGCGCGGCCTGGACGCGGAGACCATCAAGCGCTTCCGCCTCGGCTGGGCGCCGGCCGGCTACGACGGCGTGATCAAGGCGCTGGGCAACACGCCGCGGCGGATGGAACTGCTGAACGAGGCCGGCATGGTCGCGTCGAGCGAACGCGGCAGCAAGTACGACCGCTTCCGCGAACGGCTGATGTTTCCGATCCTCGACCGCCGCGGCCGCGTGATCGCGTTCGGCGGAAGAGTGTTGAGCTCGGAGCAGTCGCCGAAATACCTGAACTCGCCGGAGACGCCGCTGTTCCACAAGGGCCGCGAGCTGTTCGCGCTGTGGCAGGTGAAGCAGGCCAACGCGAACCTGGCGCGGATCGTGGTGGTCGAGGGCTACATGGACGTGATCGCGCTGCACCAGGCCGGGCTGCCGATCGCGGTGGCCACGCTGGGCACGGCGACCACGCCGGAGCACACCGAGGTCCTGTTCCGCGCCGCGCCGGACGTGGTGTTCTGCTTCGACGGCGACCGCGCCGGCCGCGCCGCGGCGTGGAAGGCGCTGGAATCGGCGCTGCCGCGCCTGCGCGACGGCCGCCAGGCGTACTTCCTGTTCCTGCCCGACGGCGAGGACCCGGATTCGCTGGTGCGCAAGGAAGGCCGCGAGGGCTTCGAGAAGCGCATCAAGGAAGCGATGCCGCTGTCCGACTACTTCTTCAACGAACTGTCGCACGACGTCGACATGGCCAGCCTCGACGGCCGCGCCCGGCTGGCCGAGCGCGCACGCCCGCTGATCGCGAAACTGCCCGACGGCGCGTTCCGCGACCTGATGGCGCAGGAACTGGAGAAGCGCAGCGGCGCGCGCGCGATGCTGCAGGCCGACCCGGCCACGCACCGCGCCGTGCAGCGCCCCACCGCCGTGCAGCGCAGCCTGGTGCGCAGTGCGATCTCGCTGCTGCTGGGGCAGCCGGGCCTGGCCGACCAGGTCGAGAAACCCTATCGCTTCCTGCGCCTGGACAAACCCGGCGTGGACCTGCTTGCCGAACTGCTCGACCTCGCGCGCGCGCGTCCCGGCATCAATTCCGCCACGCTGGTGGAGCACTTTGCCGAGCGCCCGGAATATCCGTCGCTGCAGAAACTGATGGCGGCGATGTCGGTGGGCGAACCGGAAAGCCAGCGCACCGAGTTCTTCGATGCCCTGGCGCGGATGGAGGACCAGGCCATCACCCAGCGCCGCGATGCTCTGACCGCGAAGAGCCGCGAAGGCGCGCTGGACAGCGCCGAGAAAACGGAGCTGCGCGAGCTGCTGGCCGCCCGCGCGCGGCCGCCGGCGGCCTCGGCCTGA
- a CDS encoding DedA family protein, whose amino-acid sequence MDLLQQLITIFAENGYVAVFIALMICGAGLPLPEDITLVAGGVIAGLGYANVHAMVALAMFGVLLGDSAIFLLGHHYGARILQWRFVARVLTPERYVKVQEKFDQYGNRMLFFARFLPGMRTTVYLTAGTTHRVSFLRFLLIDTLAALISVPFWVYLGFFGADNHEWLMKWLHRGQSSLWVLVGVLLLTVLVLWWKHRRRTRCGLD is encoded by the coding sequence ATGGATCTGCTGCAGCAACTGATCACGATCTTCGCCGAGAACGGCTATGTCGCCGTGTTCATCGCGCTGATGATCTGCGGCGCCGGCCTGCCCTTGCCGGAAGACATCACCCTGGTCGCCGGCGGCGTGATCGCGGGGCTCGGCTACGCCAACGTGCATGCGATGGTCGCGCTGGCGATGTTCGGCGTGCTGCTGGGCGACTCGGCCATCTTCCTGCTCGGCCACCACTACGGCGCGCGCATCCTGCAGTGGCGTTTCGTGGCACGCGTGCTGACCCCGGAACGCTACGTCAAGGTGCAGGAAAAATTCGACCAGTACGGCAACCGCATGCTGTTCTTCGCGCGCTTCCTGCCCGGCATGCGCACCACCGTCTACCTCACCGCCGGCACCACCCATCGGGTGTCGTTCCTGCGTTTCCTGCTGATCGACACGCTGGCGGCGCTGATCAGCGTGCCGTTCTGGGTCTACCTGGGCTTCTTCGGCGCCGACAACCACGAATGGCTGATGAAATGGCTGCATCGCGGCCAGAGCAGCCTGTGGGTGCTGGTGGGTGTCCTGCTGCTGACCGTGCTGGTGCTGTGGTGGAAGCACCGGCGCCGCACGCGCTGCGGGCTGGATTGA